One genomic segment of Rhizobium viscosum includes these proteins:
- a CDS encoding NAD(P)/FAD-dependent oxidoreductase encodes MLNDPRSHGLWEKTAPQPPITSALEGAVEADVVIVGGGYTGLSSGLHLAEAGSRVVLLEAKEIGFGGAGRNVGLINAGMWVMPDDLPGVLGPVYGERLLDLLGNAPRLVMELIEKHGMACELERQGTLHCAVGADGLKEVEERYRQWSARGAPVALLDADETAKRIGTNAYAGSLLDMRAGTLQPLAYARGLAHAAKKAGVVLHTASSVIATERQGNRWLVKTAHGQVTADWIIVATDAYSTGPWEQVRNEQVFLPYFNFATMPLGHNLRQSILPNREGVWDTKEILSSFRMDQAGRLVFGSVGALRNTGLSVHKGWAKRALKRLFPEIGDAEFECEWYGQIGMTDNALPRFHKFAPNVVGFSGYNGRGIAPGTVFGRTLAEHILGRIGEADLPLPLTDPREQSFRALRELWYEAGAQVAHFADARF; translated from the coding sequence ATGCTCAATGATCCGCGCTCCCACGGCCTGTGGGAAAAGACTGCTCCTCAACCGCCCATCACATCTGCACTGGAAGGTGCCGTCGAGGCCGATGTCGTCATCGTCGGTGGTGGCTATACCGGTCTTTCCTCCGGCCTGCATCTGGCCGAGGCCGGATCGCGAGTGGTGCTCCTCGAAGCCAAGGAGATCGGTTTCGGCGGGGCAGGCCGCAATGTCGGTCTCATCAATGCCGGCATGTGGGTCATGCCGGATGATCTGCCCGGCGTGCTCGGCCCTGTCTACGGCGAGCGGCTGCTCGATCTGCTCGGCAACGCACCACGGCTGGTGATGGAGCTGATCGAAAAGCACGGCATGGCCTGCGAGCTCGAAAGGCAGGGCACGCTACATTGCGCCGTCGGCGCCGATGGTCTGAAGGAAGTCGAGGAGCGCTACAGGCAGTGGTCGGCTCGGGGTGCGCCTGTCGCACTGCTCGATGCCGATGAGACTGCAAAACGCATTGGCACGAATGCCTATGCCGGGTCGCTGCTCGACATGCGGGCCGGCACGCTGCAACCGCTTGCCTATGCACGCGGGCTGGCGCATGCCGCTAAAAAGGCGGGCGTTGTGCTGCACACGGCAAGTTCTGTCATTGCGACCGAGCGGCAAGGCAACCGGTGGCTGGTCAAGACGGCACATGGGCAGGTAACGGCTGATTGGATCATCGTGGCGACGGATGCCTATAGCACCGGTCCCTGGGAACAGGTGCGCAACGAACAGGTGTTTCTTCCCTATTTCAATTTCGCCACCATGCCGCTCGGCCATAACCTGCGTCAGTCGATCCTGCCCAATCGCGAGGGCGTATGGGATACGAAGGAAATTCTCTCGTCTTTCCGCATGGATCAGGCCGGCCGTCTCGTCTTCGGCAGCGTGGGCGCTTTACGCAACACCGGCCTGTCCGTGCATAAGGGCTGGGCCAAGCGCGCGCTGAAGCGGCTCTTCCCCGAGATCGGCGATGCCGAATTCGAGTGCGAATGGTACGGGCAGATCGGCATGACTGACAACGCCCTGCCGCGTTTCCACAAATTCGCGCCCAATGTCGTCGGCTTTTCGGGCTATAATGGCCGCGGGATTGCGCCCGGCACGGTGTTCGGCCGCACATTGGCGGAGCATATTCTTGGCCGCATTGGTGAAGCGGATCTACCTTTGCCGCTGACCGACCCTCGTGAGCAGAGCTTCCGCGCGCTTAGGGAACTATGGTACGAAGCCGGCGCTCAGGTCGCCCATTTCGCCGATGCCCGTTTCTGA
- the amaB gene encoding L-piperidine-6-carboxylate dehydrogenase translates to MNIAVLDLATETAKLLADLGVDARSYTGGTLSVTSPITGKEIGKLKEHSVADAKAAIDAAHKAFLEWRAVPAPKRGELVRLLGEELRASKVALGRLVSIEVGKITSEGLGEVQEMIDICDFAVGLSRQLYGLTIATERAEHRMMESWHPLGAIGIISAFNFPVAVWSWNAALAIVCGNSTVWKPSEKTPLTALAVQALFEKALKRFVAEGGKAPANLSTLLIGGREIGEVLVDHPKIPLVSATGSTAMGRAVGPRLSQRFARAILELGGNNAAIVCPTADLDLTLRGVAFAAMGTAGQRCTTLRRLFVHESVYDQLVPRLKKAYGSVTIGNPLETGTLVGPLIDGQAFDKMQSALGQAKAAGGAVVGGERVENGSAEAFYARPALVEMPEQIGPVEHETFAPILYVIKYSDFDTVLELHNAVPQGLSSSIFTNNMREAETFLSSRGSDCGIANVNIGPSGAEIGGAFGGEKETGGGRESGSDAWKAYMRRSTNTVNYGKTLPLAQGVKFDVE, encoded by the coding sequence ATGAACATCGCCGTCCTCGATCTCGCCACCGAAACCGCCAAGCTGCTCGCCGATCTCGGCGTCGATGCCAGGAGTTATACGGGCGGTACGCTGTCCGTCACTTCGCCGATCACAGGTAAGGAAATCGGCAAGCTGAAGGAACATTCCGTCGCCGACGCCAAGGCGGCGATCGATGCGGCACACAAGGCTTTCCTCGAGTGGCGGGCCGTTCCGGCGCCGAAGCGCGGCGAGCTGGTCCGCCTGCTCGGCGAAGAGTTGCGCGCCTCCAAGGTGGCGCTCGGCCGCCTGGTTTCGATCGAGGTCGGCAAGATCACTTCGGAAGGCCTCGGCGAAGTGCAGGAAATGATCGATATCTGCGATTTCGCCGTTGGTCTTTCCCGCCAGCTTTACGGCCTGACGATTGCCACCGAGCGGGCCGAGCACCGCATGATGGAAAGCTGGCATCCGCTTGGCGCCATCGGTATCATTTCGGCCTTCAACTTCCCGGTTGCCGTCTGGTCGTGGAATGCCGCGCTTGCCATCGTCTGCGGCAATTCCACCGTCTGGAAGCCTTCCGAAAAGACCCCGCTGACGGCGCTCGCCGTTCAGGCCCTGTTCGAGAAGGCGTTGAAGCGTTTCGTCGCCGAAGGCGGCAAGGCGCCGGCAAACCTCTCGACGCTCTTGATCGGCGGCCGCGAGATCGGCGAAGTGCTGGTCGATCACCCGAAGATCCCGCTGGTTTCGGCGACCGGCTCCACAGCCATGGGCCGGGCCGTCGGCCCGCGCCTGTCGCAGCGCTTTGCCCGTGCGATCCTGGAACTCGGCGGCAACAATGCCGCGATCGTCTGCCCGACGGCCGATCTCGACTTGACGCTGCGGGGTGTTGCTTTCGCGGCGATGGGCACGGCGGGCCAGCGCTGCACGACGCTGCGCCGTCTCTTCGTGCATGAGAGCGTCTATGACCAGCTCGTGCCACGGCTGAAGAAGGCTTATGGTTCGGTGACGATCGGCAATCCGCTGGAAACCGGCACACTGGTCGGTCCGTTGATCGATGGTCAGGCCTTCGACAAGATGCAGAGCGCTCTTGGCCAGGCAAAGGCCGCCGGCGGCGCTGTCGTTGGAGGTGAGCGCGTCGAGAATGGTTCGGCAGAAGCCTTCTATGCTCGCCCCGCGCTCGTCGAAATGCCGGAGCAGATCGGCCCGGTGGAGCACGAAACCTTCGCGCCGATCCTCTACGTCATTAAGTATAGCGATTTCGATACCGTGCTGGAGTTGCACAACGCCGTGCCGCAGGGCCTGTCGTCCTCGATCTTCACCAACAATATGCGTGAGGCCGAGACCTTCCTCTCCTCGCGCGGTTCGGATTGTGGAATCGCCAACGTCAATATCGGTCCGTCGGGTGCTGAAATCGGTGGAGCCTTTGGCGGTGAGAAGGAGACGGGCGGCGGCCGTGAATCCGGTTCGGACGCCTGGAAGGCTTACATGCGCCGTTCCACCAACACCGTCAATTACGGCAAGACCCTGCCGCTGGCGCAGGGCGTCAAGTTCGACGTCGAATAA
- a CDS encoding iron ABC transporter substrate-binding protein gives MKIALNRLSGAFALAASLLAATALAGSANAQESEGIVVYNAQHESLGREWIDAFTKETGIKVTMRQGSDMQFANQIIQEGDASPADVFLTENSPAMTLVDGAGLFAPIEKDTLDQVPEQYRPADGMWTGIAARTTVFVYDKTKLTEDKLPKSMVELQDPAWKGRWGAAPAGADFQAIVAAFLQLKGEEATKTWLKGLKDNATPYKGNSVAMKAVNAGEVEGAIIYHYYWFGDQAKTGENSKNVGLHYFKNQDPGAFVSVSGGGILKSTQHMKEAQAFIKYLTSKAGQTVLKDGDSFEYAVGKNAASNDKLVPLADLNAPKVEASTLDSKKVVELMTAAGLI, from the coding sequence ATGAAAATTGCTCTTAACCGTCTTTCCGGCGCATTTGCACTTGCCGCTTCACTTCTCGCCGCCACCGCGCTCGCAGGCAGCGCCAATGCGCAGGAGTCCGAAGGCATCGTCGTCTATAATGCCCAGCACGAAAGCCTCGGCCGCGAATGGATCGATGCCTTCACCAAGGAGACCGGCATCAAGGTCACCATGCGCCAGGGAAGCGACATGCAGTTCGCAAATCAGATCATCCAGGAAGGCGACGCTTCGCCCGCCGACGTGTTCCTGACCGAAAACTCGCCGGCGATGACGCTGGTCGACGGTGCCGGCCTCTTCGCGCCGATCGAGAAGGATACGCTGGATCAGGTTCCGGAACAGTATCGCCCCGCCGACGGCATGTGGACCGGCATTGCAGCCCGCACGACCGTCTTTGTCTATGACAAGACGAAGCTGACCGAAGACAAGCTGCCGAAGTCGATGGTCGAACTTCAGGATCCGGCCTGGAAGGGCCGCTGGGGTGCCGCACCCGCTGGTGCTGACTTCCAAGCAATCGTCGCGGCCTTCCTGCAGCTGAAGGGTGAAGAAGCCACCAAGACATGGCTGAAGGGCCTCAAGGACAACGCCACTCCCTATAAGGGCAACAGCGTCGCCATGAAGGCCGTCAATGCCGGCGAAGTCGAAGGCGCGATCATCTATCATTACTACTGGTTCGGCGATCAGGCGAAGACCGGTGAGAACAGCAAGAATGTCGGCCTGCATTATTTCAAGAACCAGGACCCGGGCGCTTTCGTCAGTGTTTCGGGCGGCGGTATCCTGAAGTCGACGCAGCACATGAAGGAGGCCCAGGCTTTCATCAAGTATCTCACCAGCAAGGCCGGCCAGACAGTGCTCAAGGATGGAGATTCCTTTGAATATGCTGTCGGTAAGAACGCGGCCTCCAATGACAAGCTGGTGCCGCTTGCCGACCTCAACGCTCCAAAGGTCGAAGCCTCGACCCTCGACAGCAAGAAGGTCGTGGAGTTGATGACAGCCGCCGGCCTTATCTAA